DNA from Cyanobacterium sp. T60_A2020_053:
ATTTCTTCTTTTTACTACTCCTGTCATAAAACTTTTTCCTTCATTATAAATCATCCCATAAAAATGCAACGCCCTAAAATGAATATCCTTATTATCAAAAGTTAGGTGTTATCGACTAAAGTACTTGGTAAAATTTCAACCAAGCCCTTTTCACCATCAAGGCGTACTAGCTGTCCATCTCGCATAATTTCGGTAGCATGAGCAATATCCATTACGGCTGGAATACCGTATTCCCTCGCCACGATTGCCCCGTGAGATAATTGCCCCCCTACCTCCGCAATTAATCCCCCTGCTTGAGTGAGAAGTAAAGTCCAACCGGCATCGGTGTAAGGTACAACAATAATGGTATTTTTATCGATTTTTTCGGTTATATCTAATTTAGTAAATACTTTAATTTTTCCTTCAATTATTCCGCCACTAGCTGGAATACCTTTTAATTGATTGTCACTAATAGTTAAAGAAATTTGGCTATTAAAATTAATTTGTGGAGTGTTACCATACACAAGATAAGGAATAGTTTTAATTTGTTGATCTTCTTGCCATTTTTCTTGTCTTTTTTTGATGATATTTACTACATTATCATCTTGATGTTTTTGATTAATAATATCTTTTAACTCATTTAACTTGATAAAAAATATTTCATCTCTTTCCTTAATAATTTTTTCTTTCACTAAATTATCACCTACAGCCAAAAAACTATAACGTAAATAAGCTAAAAATTGAGCATAAATGGTGGCAACTTCACCTTTTATATCTAATCGATTTTGTACTATTTTCTCTTGCCAAGTTAATATTTTCTTTATGTTATTCTCTTGAAATAAATCTGTTTCTTTTTCGGCAATAAATTTAGTAAACATTGTCCTAATAGTGCGAGAATCTTCTGCCCAACGGGGGATAGATATATCCGTAGCAACTTCACTTAAATAACCATATTTTTTCTGCCAATTTTCTAAGGTTTTTAATACTGATTCTCCATCAGGTAATTCTGTTAAACAAGTGAAAAAAGCGTTATATTCATCAGGTTCTAGCTTTTGTAAATCAGTTTGAGAAAACAATTGACGAGCGCCCTTCGCCATAGTTTTTAATTCATTTACTGAAGCAATTTCGGGAATATTTTGATTATCTAAATTGAGAGGATTTACTTTAAATATTGCCTGACGGATGGCAAAGCTGAGGGGCGCTAGAATACTAAAATAAGTAGCTTCTTTCAAACCTAATAATATTTGTTCAATACGGTTTAATAACTGTAAATTATTTAATTGATTCGGCTCAACTTCTGCTAATTCATCTAAGAGAGGGTTAAATATTTTATCTTGTTTAATATTAAAATCATTAATTAAATTTAATTCCCTTTGTAACAAACGCCATAAACCGGGAATGTTTTTGACAGTTGACATCAAAGGAGGTTTACTAAATTTACTCCCTCTAGTTAAAAACTCCAAACTTTCAGGAGGTAATCCCATTAATAAGAATATATCCCCTAATAAAGTGGCATTAAAATAAGCTCGATGATAGTGTAAAGTAGCGGTTTTTGTGAAGTCTAAATCAGAGGCTTTTTGACCTAAAACAATAGTAAAAATATCACCCCAAACACCACAGGTAAGAGGTTGATTAATTGACCAAGGTAAAGGACGAATTAGTCCGGGTATCACTTCTGAGGCAATTTTTCTTGTCCATAAAGGCTGTAGAGTAGTAACGGGACGAGATTGAAAAATCCACAGAGAATAGCCATCATAACACCACTCTACATCTTGAGGGATGTTTTTGTCAAGGGCTTCAATTTCTCTGGTAATTTTGGCGAGATTTAATAATACTTCTGGAGAGATATTTCCTTGTCCTTTAACTTCTTTGGTGTCGAGAAAAACTTGATATGATTGCGGTGTCATTTTCCCTGATACCACTTCAGGGGTGGAGGGCGCCACTTCAATACATACTGCGTCTTCCCTTTGATTAACGGGATTTCTACTAAAAGCGACACCGCCATAAATACCGTTAATTTGTTTCTGCACAATGACGGCGAGGGATTTTTCGGTTAACCCTCTACTTTGGCGATAGTGGAGGGCGCTTTCTGTATAGTAAGAATCGAAACAGTGGATAATTCTTTGTTTGAGGGTAGTAATATCAGTAATATTCAGATAACTTTGATAAATTCCAGCGCCCGTCGCCGTTAACGAATCCTCATCTACGGCGGATGAGCGCACCACGAGGGGATTATCAGGGGAAGGAGAGAGAAACTGACAAAATTTATCTATGTCGTCACCGGCTTTGATTACCCAACCTTCCGGCACATTGTAACCCCATTTGATTAAACGAGAAAGATTATAGGCTTTACCACCCACTTGATTAGGATTAAGATTTTCTTGTAGGGAAGTCATGCCACTATCACCCCGAAAAAAGCGAAAGACTTGCTTTGACTCTGTATTGACTTGAGTAGGGTTTAAATCTAAATCGTCGGGCATTTGTTGATAAATCCAAATTAATAAACTAGCTAAGGTAATGGTAGCGAAAATATACTCAGGGTTATTAATATTTTGCGCCCCTAATACTACCACCATCAACCCTAAAACGCCAATTCTACCACCTTGACGAGAGCGAAAAATGGCAAAACTCACTCCCCCCAAAAGGAAAATCAATAAACCACCCACAGGATTATGGGTAATAATACCCCAAGTTACATTGGTAGCACCAGCGCCCTTCCCTCCCCAATAGCGCCCCATGACTAAGGCAATTAATGCTAAAATTTCCCAAGTTGAGCCGAGGGAAAAAAAAGCCCTAGTCATTAAAACTACGGCGATACCTTTACCAGCTTCGGAAATAACTGCCATGATTCCAGCGCCCTTCCCCCCGTGATAAAATGCCGAAGAAACGGAAATATTACCCGTGCCTAATTTCTTCAAATCTTTACCTGAGATAGCGTAGGTAAACCAATCAATGAGGGGAATTGCCCCAATAATTGGACTAATGATGAAGACGATAATCGCGCCCCAAATCTCTGTCATTTTAGTTAGTGTTAGTTTACTGGTTACGGTAGAAAGGGAAGAAGGGGTGAAAGGGAAGAAAGGGAGAAAGGGCGTAGGGGTTGAACAATGTTCAACCCATTATCAATTGTCAATTATCCATTATCAATTACCCCAGTTTTTCTGGTTGCTAAATAAGCTAAACCGAAGCACAATAAAGCATTAATCAATAAATATGTTTGCGCCATCATACCACTGCCTAAACCCCACACGCTCGGAGTCATAAAAGCAGAAATACTTAAACAAGATGCTACCCCTAAACATGAACCGATTGCCAACCATTTACCACTTTCATTCCCTAAGAACAAGACTACTAATAAGAAAGGGAGGAGGGCGCTGGCAAAAAAGGGATTGAGACTATTTGTACCCATCACAGCATTACCCAATTCAGGAATAGAGCTTCCTAACAAACGTAAAGGCCATTGGGGAAGGTCAAAAATATATAAACCTTGTAGTACAAATAAACCGGAACTACCAAAAATCATGCCACTAGCGAGACTAAGGTTAAATACCAAATAATTACGAATTAACCAAGCAAAAAGATATGAGCCTAATACCATACCAAGTTTTGGTAATAAGAATAAAGTACCGCCATCAATCCAAAAAATTGGATTGAGATAGCCATTATCATGCAACCAGCGCACGAAATCCCTTACCGAAATTTGACCACGCATGGCCAAGCGCACGGCATCCCCAGCATTTAACCTTCCTGCGCCATAATGATTAAGCGGGTCTTCTGATACACGACGAGATGATTCTAACAAAATTTGGCGCACTTCTTCTGGGTCTTCAATGCCTGTCGCTTTAATTAAAGCTGCTACTCCAGCCACATGAGGCGCCGCCATACTTGTGCCTTGGAAACCTTCAAAGGAAGGGGTTTGATTATTATTGATGACGGTTTCTTGGACAATTAACCCTGTATCGCTACCGCCGGGCGCTGAAATATCCACCCCTGCGCCAAAATTAGAATAGGGTGCTTTTTTGCCCACTGCATCCGTAGCGGCAACGCTGATAACGTGATTATAACGGGCCGGATAAGTAGCAGAATTACTATTTTCATTTCCCGCAGCGCCCACCACCACTACACCTTTACTATAAGCATAATCAACAGCGCCACGGAGTAACTGACTATCACCGCTACCACCTAAACTAAGATTAATTACATCAGCGCCCTTATCCGTAGCAAATTTAATCGCCTCAGCAATATCCGCCACACTACCACCATTTAAACCTAAAACTTTGAGAGGCATAATTTTGGCTTTGTAGGCGATTCCAGCTACCCCATAATTGTTATTGGTGGATTGCGCTATGGTACCAGCTACATGGGTGCCATGACCAACATCATCAAGCGCCTCAATGGTATCATTAACAAAATCATAACCTTCTACAAACTCAGTTTCTGCCAAATCAGGCACTCGACTGACTCCCGTATCGATTACCGCCACCGTAACGCCTTCCCCTTTACTATCTAACCATGCTTGTTCCACATTGATACTGCGTAAATTCCACTGCTCACTGTAGCCCGGATCGTTAGGAATTTCTAAGGTATGATAAATGTAATTTGGCTCGATATATTCGAGGGTTTTTTTATCTAAATTACGGCGTAATTGCTTGAAGGTTTGTTTATCCCCTTCCATGACATAAATATTTCTCGGTGCAGAAAATTCACTATTAAGATGTAATTTATTTTGAAATTCACCCCAAGATGAGCTTAATTGACTAACTTCTATGTCATCTCGAAAGTTAATGATAATTGACTCGTATTCTCCCCCCGAATTTAATACCCGAAATCCCCACAGGGAGAAGAATAACCCCAAGATAAATAAAAACAACAAAAATAATTTTTTCATGGATTTACCACTATATGAACATCAACAAGTTTTCATGTTGCCACTGGACTTTTTTAATTTTACATTAAATAAAAATATCTATAGTAATCCTAAATTTAGATGTGATAATGATTTTTTTCATAATTGGACTCGGTGGAAAGGACGTTAGAATGGGCAAAAAATATGACCTGGAAAGCAAGAAAACCTATGGTAAAGATAGAAAAAAAATATCAAAAAGGAATTAAGTCACAATCAGAATAACTAGCTGAGTACAAGAAATTTTGGCATCCATCAAAAATCCTGTCTTCATGGGATGTGACAATAATACCCACAAGCTGACTGGTACTTTATTTTATTGCACCTCCTTTAGGGTTTTCTGAAAACGTGGTGTCGTGAAGGCAACCTCCACCGTTACCTACCAATTAAATCGAACAAGCAGAGTAGAAAGTTACTTTTTCTCGTTTCCTGCATTGCAAAAAAAATTAACCTTTTCTTTACCAAAATTAATGGGAACAGAAAAAAGCCGAAAGAGTTATATAGTAAAGATTACAGAGAATATTAACTCAAAAAAAATCAAGTGACAATACAGATTTCCACACCCTAGACTGTACCAAGCCACACAGACTAACCATAATCCTATGCTAAAATCAACAATAAACATGGCTAATGGTGGAATTTAAAATATTATGTTTGAACGCTTCACAGAAAAGGCGATCAAGGTGATCATGTTGGCTCAAGAAGAAGCTCGTCGCTTGGGCCATAACTTCGTTGGCACAGAGCAAATACTGCTCGGTTTAATCGGAGAAGGCACTGGAGTCGCCGCTAAGGTACTAAAACCGATGGGGGTTAACCTCAAAGATGCTCGGATTGAAGTGGAAAAAATCATCGGGCGTGGCTCAGGCTTTGTAGCGGTAGAAATTCCTTTCACCCCCAGAGCAAAAAGAGTCTTAGAGTTATCCTTAGAGGAAGCTCGTCAATTAGGACATAATTATATTGGTACAGAACACCTGCTCTTAGGTTTAATTAGAGAAGGGGAAGGAGTGGCTGCACGAGTTTTAGAAAATTTGGGTGTTGATCTCGGCAAAGTACGCACCCAAGTTATTCGGATGTTAGGGGAAACTGAAACGGCGGTGGTGGGCGCTGGTGGTGGTTCTCGCTCTAATAAAACCCCTACCCTTGATGAGTTTGGTTCAAATTTAACTATTTTTGCCACCGAAGGTAAATTAGACCCGGTAGTGGGCAGACAAAAGGAAATTGAACGAGTTATTCAAATTCTCGGTCGTCGTACCAAAAATAACCCCGTCTTAATCGGTGAACCGGGTGTAGGTAAAACCGCCATTGCTGAAGGTTTAGCCCAAAGAATCGGTAATAAAGATGTACCAGATTTATTAGAAGATAAACGGGTGGTAACTCTTGATATTGGTTTATTGGTAGCCGGTACGAAATATCGTGGGGAGTTTGAAGAGCGCCTCAAGAAAATTATGGAAGAAATCCGTCAAGCTGGTAACGTTATCCTTGTTATTGATGAGGTTCATACCTTGATCGGTGCTGGAGCGGCGGAGGGCGCTATTGATGCGGCGAATATCCTTAAACCTGCCTTAGCAAGGGGTGAACTACAGTGTATTGGTGCGACTACCCTTGATGAATACCGCAAACATATCGAAAGAGATGCCGCGCTGGCGCGTCGTTTCCAACCGGTAATGGTGGGTGAACCTAGCGTGGATGAAACCATTGAGATTTTATTTGGTTTACGGGAGCGTTATGAACAACACCACAAGCTAAAAATTTCTGATGAAGCCTTAGATGCGGCTGCTAAATTGTCAGATCGTTATATTAGTGATCGATTTTTACCTGATAAAGCTATCGATTTGATTGACGAAGCGGGATCAAGAGTACGTTTACTCAATTCTCAGTTACCCGCCGAAGCGAAGGAGTTAGACAAAGAATTACGCCAAGTCTTGAAGGAAAAAGATGAAGCGGTAAGGTCTCAAGACTTTGATAAAGCTGGGGAATTGCGAGATCGGGAAATGGAAATTAAGTCTGAAATTCGCAGTTTAGCGGATCAGAAAAAAGATAATCCTAAAGTGAGTGATAATCCAGTGGTGGGTGAAGAAGAGATCGCTCACATTGTGGCTTCTTGGACTGGTGTGCCTGTACAAAAACTCACTGAGTCTGAGTCTGAGAAACTCTTAAACATGGAGGATACTCTGCACCAAAGAATTATCGGTCAAGAAGATGCGGTTAAAGCTATTTCTCGCGCTATTCGTCGCGCCAGAGTAGGTTTGAAAAATCCTAATCGTCCTATTGCTTCCTTTATCTTCTCTGGTCCTACTGGGGTTGGTAAAACTGAGTTAACTAAAGCCTTAGCGACTTATTTCTTTGGTTCGGAAGATTCCATGATTCGTTTGGATATGTCGGAATACATGGAACGTCACACGGTATCTAAGCTCATCGGTTCTCCGCCGGGATACGTGGGTTATAGTGAGGGTGGGCAGTTAACGGAAGCCGTGCGCCGTCGTCCTTACACTGTGGTTTTATTCGATGAAATCGAAAAAGCGCACCCCGACGTATTCAACTTACTATTGCAAATCTTGGAAGACGGGCGCTTAACCGATGCCAAAGGGCGCACGGTGGACTTCAAAAACACCCTGTTGATCATGACTTCCAATATTGGTTCTAAAGTCATCGAAAAAGGTGGCGGTGGTTTAGGCTTCGAGTTAGAAGACGATAAAACTGAGTCTCAGTACAACCGTATTCGTTCCTTAGTTAATGAGGAGTTGAAAAACTACTTCCGTCCTGAATTTCTCAACCGTTTGGATGAAATTATTGTCTTCCGTCAACTCAATAAAGAGGAAGTCAAAGAAATCTCCGAGTTGTTGCTCAAGGAAGTTTTTGCCCGTCTCACTGAGCAGGAAATCACTTTACAGGTAACGGATAAATTTAAGGAAAGGTTAGTAGAAGAAGGATACAATCCAGCCTATGGCGCCCGTCCTTTACGTCGTGCCATTATGAGATTGTTAGAAGATGTCTTAGCCGAAGAAATTCTTTCTAAACGCTTAAAAGAAGGAGATACCGCCCTAGTTGATGTCAACGACGAAGGTAAAGTAATCATCCAAGCTGAAGGAAAAACTACTCCTGTGTTGGAAAAAGCGGGAGTATAGTTAGGTTAGTTTTTCATCTTGTGTCTAAGAAATTTTAACTTTTGGGTGAGTTTATACTCACCCTTTTTTGTTACTATAAAATTCCTATGGTTTTTTGTTAAGATTACATTATGTTTTGTCCTTCCATTTCAGTAATTATTCCCGTTTACAATGGAGAAAAAGATTTATTACCTTTGATTGATTGTTTAGTAAGTCAAACCTATAATTTAACACAAGTTGAGTTCATTTTAGTAGATAATAATAGTGAAGATAATACCGCTCATCTCATTAAAGAACAGGCTCAACTTTATCAAAATCAAAACATAAAAATTAGGTATATATTAGCTGATAAAATACAATCTTCTTATTATGCTCGGAATCAAGGGATAAAAAATTCAGAGGGAAAAATTATTGCTTTTACTGATGTTGATTGTCGCCCTCAACATGATTGGCTAGAATTATTAATTCAACCGTTTATAGATGAGAAAATTATGATTGTAGCCGGAGAAATTAAGGGATTGAAAGGAAATAGTATTTTAGAAAAATATGCCGAGACAAATGATACTTTATCTCAAAAATATACCCTAGCTAATGAACTTTATCCCTATGCTCAAACTGCCAATTTAGCTATCAGGAAAGAGGCTTTACAAATTATTGGTTTATTTCGCCCCTATCTTACTACTGGCGGTGATGCGGACATCTGTTGGCGTTTATTTCAGGAATTACAGGCTGAGATAAAATTTGTGCGAGGGGCGCTGGTTTTTCATCGTCATCGAAATAATTTAAAAGATTTTCAAAGTCAATGGCAACGTTATGGTAAATCTAACCAATATTTACATCAATTACATGGTTTAAAATTGGCAAAAAATTATGATAATCAAGCTATTTTATTACGCATCGGGCGCTGGATTTTTCAAGATATTCCGAAAAATATCATTAAAATAACCATAGGGAAAGCCAGTTTTTTTGACTTAATTAAAGCGCCCATTGACATTATTGCTAGTAAGGCTAGAAGTGATGGACAACAAAAGGCTATCTTACCCCTAAAGGCGAAAGAAATCGAAGTAATGGATCAACCCATAGACACCTCAAATAAATAGCAATTATTGTGACAATGAAGTACAAGAGGATCCCCCTAAATCCCCCTTAAAAAGGGGGACTTGAGAATAATAACTGTACCTCATAATTATGAAAAATACTATAAATATTTTTAAAACTATTATTTTAAAATATGCTTTTACCACTAAAAAAAATTATTAATTTAATCATTATATCTCTAACATTAGTAAGTTTTTTAACAAGCTGTGGCTTAAATTCTGTTGCTGAAAATAACTTACCCTCATCACAAATTACCCAAGCTATATTAAGTGATCCCAAAACATTTAATGCAGTTTTATCTCAAGAATCACCCAATATATTTGGTTTAACTTATGAAGGACTAATAAGAGAAAATCCTCTCACCGCAGAAATCGAACCAGCCTTGGCAAAATCATGGGAAATTTCCGAAGATCAATTAAGTATTATTTTCACTTTACGAGAAAATTTAAAATGGTCAGACGGTCAACCATTAACAGTTGATGACATAATTTTCAGCTATAATGAACTATATCTAAATGAAGAAATACCTAGCAATGCTAGAGATAGTTTAAGGGTGGGAGAAAGTCGCAGTTTACCTACTGTTGAAAAAATCAATAATCGTCAAGTAAAATTTACAATTACTGAGCCATTTGCTCCTTTTTTACAAAGTACAGGACTATCGATTTTACCTAAACATATTCTAGCAGAAAAAGTTACGCAAAAAGATAGTGAAGGAAACCCTCTTTTTCTTTCATTTTGGGGTGTTGATACTCCCCCTGATCAATTAACAGTTAATGGTGCGTATAAGTTAAAAAGTTATGCCACCTCTCAGCGTTTAATTTTCACTCGTAATCCCTATTATTGGCAACAAGATGATCTCGGTAATTCACTACCTTATATTGAAGAAGTAGTTTGGGAAATAGTCGAATCTACTGATACATCATTGCTACAATTTCGTTCAGGAAGTTTAGATTCTATTGGGGTATCTCCTGAATATTTTTCCTTGTTAAAAAAAGAAGAAAAACGAGGAAATTTTACTATTTATAATGGTGGTGCTGCCTATGGCACAACCTTTCTTGCTTTTAATCTTAATCAAGGCTCAAGAGATGGTAAACCTTTAGTTACTCCCTATAAATCAAAGTGGTTTACTAACTTAAATTTTAGAAAAGCTATGGCTTATAGTATTAATCGGGAAAGAATGATTAATAATATTTATCGTGGTTTAGGAGAAAAACAAAATTCACCTATTTCTGTACAATCGCCTTTTTATGATCCTACTGTAAATAGTTATGACTATAATCCTGAATTAGCTAAAAAATTATTGAAAGAAGCTGGGTTTAAATACAATGAAAATAATCAATTATTAGACTCAGAAAATAATCAGGTTAGATTTAGTTTATTAACCAATGCTGGGAATAAAATTAGGGAATCTTTAGGCTCACAAATCAAGCAAGATTTAGAGCAAATTGGTATTACTGTGGATTTTACACCCATTGCTTTTAATGTTTTAGTGGATAAACTGAGTAATTCTTTGGATTGGGAAGCTCATATTATTGGTTTTACGGGGGGAAATGAACCCAATAACGGTATTAATTTATGGTCTCCTGACGGTAATTTACACTTATTTAATCTTAAACCTCAAGCAGGTAGAGAGGATATTGAGGGGCGCGTTGTTTCTGACTGGGAACAAGAAATCGGTAATTTATATGTTGCTGGAGCGAAAGAGTTAGATTTAGAAAAAAGAAAAGAAATTTATGGTAAAACTCAACAATTAGCTCAAGATTATTTGCCATTAATTCACTTAGTTAATCCTTATTCTTTATCAGCAGTTAGAGATAGAATCGATGGGGTTAATTATTCACCGTTGGGGGGCGCTTTTTGGAATATTGAAAAGCTCAAAATTAGTGATCAAGATTAAATCAATTTTCTTTTTTCATTCTAAATAAGGTCTGCTGAATAAATCAAAACCCTTGTCAAATAAAGGTTTAAAGTCTATTCTGCATAACAAAAAGTGTCATAAATTGACTTTTTTCTTTAAAAATACTCTATTTCTTCCATCCCTATCAAAAATTATTGATACAAATGAGTAGTTTGCAAAAAATAAATATTTGTCTAAAGTCTTTAATTTATAAGCATTTCACCGCGACACCGCGACACCCGAAGCCTGACACCTCCCTTCACCAAAATACTTTTTCAGCACCACCTAAGTGCGAAGTAAATCAAATTTAACTCATGGAAAAAGAACACAGAAAAACAAAAATTGTTGTAAAATAATATGTTTGGTTGTAAATTAT
Protein-coding regions in this window:
- a CDS encoding ATP-dependent Clp protease ATP-binding subunit yields the protein MFERFTEKAIKVIMLAQEEARRLGHNFVGTEQILLGLIGEGTGVAAKVLKPMGVNLKDARIEVEKIIGRGSGFVAVEIPFTPRAKRVLELSLEEARQLGHNYIGTEHLLLGLIREGEGVAARVLENLGVDLGKVRTQVIRMLGETETAVVGAGGGSRSNKTPTLDEFGSNLTIFATEGKLDPVVGRQKEIERVIQILGRRTKNNPVLIGEPGVGKTAIAEGLAQRIGNKDVPDLLEDKRVVTLDIGLLVAGTKYRGEFEERLKKIMEEIRQAGNVILVIDEVHTLIGAGAAEGAIDAANILKPALARGELQCIGATTLDEYRKHIERDAALARRFQPVMVGEPSVDETIEILFGLRERYEQHHKLKISDEALDAAAKLSDRYISDRFLPDKAIDLIDEAGSRVRLLNSQLPAEAKELDKELRQVLKEKDEAVRSQDFDKAGELRDREMEIKSEIRSLADQKKDNPKVSDNPVVGEEEIAHIVASWTGVPVQKLTESESEKLLNMEDTLHQRIIGQEDAVKAISRAIRRARVGLKNPNRPIASFIFSGPTGVGKTELTKALATYFFGSEDSMIRLDMSEYMERHTVSKLIGSPPGYVGYSEGGQLTEAVRRRPYTVVLFDEIEKAHPDVFNLLLQILEDGRLTDAKGRTVDFKNTLLIMTSNIGSKVIEKGGGGLGFELEDDKTESQYNRIRSLVNEELKNYFRPEFLNRLDEIIVFRQLNKEEVKEISELLLKEVFARLTEQEITLQVTDKFKERLVEEGYNPAYGARPLRRAIMRLLEDVLAEEILSKRLKEGDTALVDVNDEGKVIIQAEGKTTPVLEKAGV
- a CDS encoding glycosyltransferase, whose protein sequence is MFCPSISVIIPVYNGEKDLLPLIDCLVSQTYNLTQVEFILVDNNSEDNTAHLIKEQAQLYQNQNIKIRYILADKIQSSYYARNQGIKNSEGKIIAFTDVDCRPQHDWLELLIQPFIDEKIMIVAGEIKGLKGNSILEKYAETNDTLSQKYTLANELYPYAQTANLAIRKEALQIIGLFRPYLTTGGDADICWRLFQELQAEIKFVRGALVFHRHRNNLKDFQSQWQRYGKSNQYLHQLHGLKLAKNYDNQAILLRIGRWIFQDIPKNIIKITIGKASFFDLIKAPIDIIASKARSDGQQKAILPLKAKEIEVMDQPIDTSNK
- a CDS encoding peptidase S8: MKKLFLLFLFILGLFFSLWGFRVLNSGGEYESIIINFRDDIEVSQLSSSWGEFQNKLHLNSEFSAPRNIYVMEGDKQTFKQLRRNLDKKTLEYIEPNYIYHTLEIPNDPGYSEQWNLRSINVEQAWLDSKGEGVTVAVIDTGVSRVPDLAETEFVEGYDFVNDTIEALDDVGHGTHVAGTIAQSTNNNYGVAGIAYKAKIMPLKVLGLNGGSVADIAEAIKFATDKGADVINLSLGGSGDSQLLRGAVDYAYSKGVVVVGAAGNENSNSATYPARYNHVISVAATDAVGKKAPYSNFGAGVDISAPGGSDTGLIVQETVINNNQTPSFEGFQGTSMAAPHVAGVAALIKATGIEDPEEVRQILLESSRRVSEDPLNHYGAGRLNAGDAVRLAMRGQISVRDFVRWLHDNGYLNPIFWIDGGTLFLLPKLGMVLGSYLFAWLIRNYLVFNLSLASGMIFGSSGLFVLQGLYIFDLPQWPLRLLGSSIPELGNAVMGTNSLNPFFASALLPFLLVVLFLGNESGKWLAIGSCLGVASCLSISAFMTPSVWGLGSGMMAQTYLLINALLCFGLAYLATRKTGVIDNG
- a CDS encoding ABC transporter substrate-binding protein, coding for MLLPLKKIINLIIISLTLVSFLTSCGLNSVAENNLPSSQITQAILSDPKTFNAVLSQESPNIFGLTYEGLIRENPLTAEIEPALAKSWEISEDQLSIIFTLRENLKWSDGQPLTVDDIIFSYNELYLNEEIPSNARDSLRVGESRSLPTVEKINNRQVKFTITEPFAPFLQSTGLSILPKHILAEKVTQKDSEGNPLFLSFWGVDTPPDQLTVNGAYKLKSYATSQRLIFTRNPYYWQQDDLGNSLPYIEEVVWEIVESTDTSLLQFRSGSLDSIGVSPEYFSLLKKEEKRGNFTIYNGGAAYGTTFLAFNLNQGSRDGKPLVTPYKSKWFTNLNFRKAMAYSINRERMINNIYRGLGEKQNSPISVQSPFYDPTVNSYDYNPELAKKLLKEAGFKYNENNQLLDSENNQVRFSLLTNAGNKIRESLGSQIKQDLEQIGITVDFTPIAFNVLVDKLSNSLDWEAHIIGFTGGNEPNNGINLWSPDGNLHLFNLKPQAGREDIEGRVVSDWEQEIGNLYVAGAKELDLEKRKEIYGKTQQLAQDYLPLIHLVNPYSLSAVRDRIDGVNYSPLGGAFWNIEKLKISDQD
- a CDS encoding glycerol-3-phosphate acyltransferase, coding for MTEIWGAIIVFIISPIIGAIPLIDWFTYAISGKDLKKLGTGNISVSSAFYHGGKGAGIMAVISEAGKGIAVVLMTRAFFSLGSTWEILALIALVMGRYWGGKGAGATNVTWGIITHNPVGGLLIFLLGGVSFAIFRSRQGGRIGVLGLMVVVLGAQNINNPEYIFATITLASLLIWIYQQMPDDLDLNPTQVNTESKQVFRFFRGDSGMTSLQENLNPNQVGGKAYNLSRLIKWGYNVPEGWVIKAGDDIDKFCQFLSPSPDNPLVVRSSAVDEDSLTATGAGIYQSYLNITDITTLKQRIIHCFDSYYTESALHYRQSRGLTEKSLAVIVQKQINGIYGGVAFSRNPVNQREDAVCIEVAPSTPEVVSGKMTPQSYQVFLDTKEVKGQGNISPEVLLNLAKITREIEALDKNIPQDVEWCYDGYSLWIFQSRPVTTLQPLWTRKIASEVIPGLIRPLPWSINQPLTCGVWGDIFTIVLGQKASDLDFTKTATLHYHRAYFNATLLGDIFLLMGLPPESLEFLTRGSKFSKPPLMSTVKNIPGLWRLLQRELNLINDFNIKQDKIFNPLLDELAEVEPNQLNNLQLLNRIEQILLGLKEATYFSILAPLSFAIRQAIFKVNPLNLDNQNIPEIASVNELKTMAKGARQLFSQTDLQKLEPDEYNAFFTCLTELPDGESVLKTLENWQKKYGYLSEVATDISIPRWAEDSRTIRTMFTKFIAEKETDLFQENNIKKILTWQEKIVQNRLDIKGEVATIYAQFLAYLRYSFLAVGDNLVKEKIIKERDEIFFIKLNELKDIINQKHQDDNVVNIIKKRQEKWQEDQQIKTIPYLVYGNTPQINFNSQISLTISDNQLKGIPASGGIIEGKIKVFTKLDITEKIDKNTIIVVPYTDAGWTLLLTQAGGLIAEVGGQLSHGAIVAREYGIPAVMDIAHATEIMRDGQLVRLDGEKGLVEILPSTLVDNT